A genomic segment from Ciona intestinalis chromosome 10, KH, whole genome shotgun sequence encodes:
- the LOC101242258 gene encoding lysoplasmalogenase-like protein TMEM86A produces the protein MAGKKVALNWSQLVPFFVAISIFFPLYCLHMNEYITIPMKIFWVLKCFPIYSLIRFVCKQFYSFNGLRNDTFSFLIVVGLALSSVGDIFLQDGKNRNNDSFFLGLLAFLLAHICYIQAFKWTPLKPGLFFLLLFLVIIETNLLFGGDVLAKYPPTLSIGVYVYTAVIGIMLWRSWARVNFGQLLAGHWQPLCGAVGAIFFVVSDTIIAVSKFRSRFPGSGFLIMTTYYAAQLAIALTVTRRVN, from the exons ATGGCTGGTAAGAAAGTTGCTTTGAACTGGTCTCAACTGGTTCCATTTTTCGTCGCCATTTCCATATTCTTTCCTTTGTATTGCTTGCATATGAACGAATACATCACAATTccaatgaaaatattttgggtATTAAAG TGTTTTCCAATTTATTCTTTGATTCGTTTCGTCTGCAAGCAGTTCTATTCATTCAACGGTTTGCGGAATGACACATTTTCGTTTTTGATCGTCGTGGGATTAGCACTTTCTTCTGTTGGAGATATTTTTCTTCAAGACGGAAAAAATCGAAACAACGACAGCTTCTTTTTAG GGTTGTTAGCATTCTTGCTTGCTCATATCTGCTACATACAAGCATTTAAATGGACGCCGCTCAAGCCAGGATTGTTCTTTCTCCTTCTTTTCTTGGTGATTATAGAAACGAA CCTTCTATTCGGCGGTGATGTTTTGGCAAAATACCCGCCGACGTTGTCAATTGGAGTGTACGTTTATACTGCTGTCATTGGCATCATGCTTTGGAGATCATGGGCACGGGTAAACTTTGGCCAGTTACTTGCGG GACATTGGCAGCCGCTGTGTGGCGCTGTGGGTgcaattttctttgttgtgtCCGACACCATAATAGCTGTGTCGAAATTTCGAAGCCGATTTCCGGGTTCTGGTTTTCTAATTATGACGACATATTACGCCGCGCAACTTGCTATTGCACTAACAGTCACGAGACGAGTCAACTGA